A single region of the Chrysoperla carnea chromosome 5, inChrCarn1.1, whole genome shotgun sequence genome encodes:
- the LOC123301324 gene encoding uncharacterized protein LOC123301324, giving the protein MKDAYPLPRIDDILDTLSGAKYFSTIDMASGYWQCEVQEEDKPKTAFVTTEGLHEFNVMPFGLCNAPGTYQRLMDLTLADLQWKTSLIYLDDVIILGNDFGQHLDILREVFERIRAAKLKINPEKCQLLREYVQFLGHIVSAEGVKTDPQKVAAVKNWATPSNVDELRSFIGTASYYRRFIKNFATTAAPLHNLTKKEQKFIWDTYCENAFRELKGKLISALILAYSLKDSLYDTKSTTPGGDTTYIPMIQNPTAKTYLLKIYNQIWNEHLIPEEWKQAVIIPIQKPNKNDLEKAFDRTNKSKILHQLHLWGLRGNIPLFIQTFLTTSTRTFTVKILNQTSNVHSLGNGIPQDSVLSATLFNIAINDIVDQILKPIKSIIFADDIVIYIDTANETYAQQCLQKATDNINEWHEKCVEFLSPHKKRNAHDHDTDVVGDSNISITDDEITAKFDADFDTNTDFDEFPLNLTTIDWEKIIPDETSKNTEKRLKA; this is encoded by the exons ATGAAGGATGCATATCCTCTGCCACGGATTGATGATATTTTGGACACGTTGAGTGGGGCTAAGTATTTCTCTACAATTGATATGGCTAGTGGGTACTGGCAATGTGAGGTCCAGGAAGAAGATAAACCGAAGACAGCTTTTGTTACAACGGAGGGACTTCATGAGTTCAATGTAATGCCCTTCGGCTTATGCAATGCTCCAGGCACGTACCAGAGGTTAATGGATTTAACACTAGCGGATCTTCAATGGAAAACGAGCCTGATCTATTTGGACGATGTAATTATCCTGGGAAATGACTTTGGGCAACATTTGGATATTTTAAGGGAAGTGTTCGAAAGAATTCGGGCtgcaaagttgaaaataaatccAGAAAAGTGTCAATTATTAAGGGAATACGTACAATTTCTGGGCCATATTGTTTCTGCGGAGGGGGTGAAAACGGATCCGCAGAAGGTTGCAGCTGTAAAGAATTGGGCGACACCATCAAATGTGGACGAATTACGGTCTTTTATAGGAACGGCTTCCTATTATCggagatttataaaaaatttcgcgACGACAGCAGCTCCACTGCATAATCTAACAAAAAAAGAGCAGAAGTTTATCTGGGACACATATTGTGAAAACGCGTTCAGGGAACTAAAAGGCAAATTAATAAGCGCACTTATTCTGGCATATTCTCTCAAGGATT CCCTATACGACACAAAGTCTACAACTCCGGGCGGTGATACAACATACATACCCATGATCCAAAACCCAACAGCCAAaacatatttactaaaaatttacaatcaaatATGGAATGAACACCTAATACCCGAAGAATGGAAACAAGCTGTTATAATTCCAAtacaaaaaccaaataaaaatg ACTTAGAAAAAGCTTTTGATCGAACGAACAAGTCAAAAATCTTACATCAATTACATTTATGGGGTTTACGAGGCAATATACCCTTATTCATTCAAACCTTTCTAACAACCAGCACCAGGACATTCacggtaaaaattttaaatcaaacatcaAATGTCCATTCATTGGGAAACGGTATCCCACAAGACTCGGTATTATCTGCAACCTTATTTAATATTGCCATAAACGATATAGTCGATCAAATACTAAaaccaattaaatcaataatatttgctGACGACATTGTCATTTACATTGACACAGCAAACGAAACATACGCTCAACAATGTTTGCAAAAAGCAACtgataatattaatgaatgG CACGAGAAATGTGTGGAATTTTTATCGCCTCACAAGAAAAGAAATGCACACGACCACGATACAGATGTGGTTGgagattcaaatatttcaatcacGGATGATGAAATAACTGCCAAGTTTGACGCGGATTTTGATACAAATACTGATTTCGATGAATTTCCCCTAAACTTAACTACAATAGATTGGGAAAAGATTATACCTGACGAAACATCTAAAAACACGGAAAAAAGATTAAAGGCATGA